One stretch of Labrus bergylta chromosome 24, fLabBer1.1, whole genome shotgun sequence DNA includes these proteins:
- the LOC109984157 gene encoding inactive dipeptidyl peptidase 10 isoform X1 has translation MNQTASVSHQIDCQPAKDSKEFVDVSPPQRNWKGIAISLLVIVVVCSLITMSVVVLTPTELPGSSRSRLTIADLHKPEFSIHDPEATWISNSEVVYRNRDGHVIKFNFESNETDVILSNSTFVAFKVAKYSLSADLKYALFAYDVKRIYRYSYTASYIVYSIDTREVWELNPPEVQNAVLQHAAWGRQGQQLIYIFENNIYYQSDVRSNALRITSSGMEGVIFNGLSDWLYEEEVLRSYLAHWWSPDGERLAFLTINDTLVPNMVLPQFTGTAYPRGLQYPYPMAGQTNPAVRLSVVNLFGATHTQELQPPDQLRHRDFYITMVKWISNTHLAVRWLNRPQNLSLLTACDATIGVCVQRHEEASDTWLSRQRQQPLFSKDRSKLFLTLPVKQGGHGDFHHITMFTRKLQNEVRHLTSGDWEVTQIVAYDENNKILYFMSTEDGAQHRHLYRVSTLDLFPRQCLTCGLKDECSFFDADVSLDAQHAILYCKGPGVPAVLLLSFDDVDSYFILENNLPLRSALQTKKAIETEIRMITNDNFELPLKLIYPPDFSESFLYGLLLIVGSSPGEQAVTEEFRPDWDWVMVGSEQIIVARLDGRGSGFRGQRVLQQVHQGLGTVDTEDQIAALEYLTKLPFIDRTRVGVFGEDYGGFLALMMLKSTEKLIRCAAAQAPIIDWSMYASAFSERYLGSPSTEENKYTASKVLPNMKGLQGGSIFLAHGTADANVHFQHSAELIKHLIKIGANYTMQIYPDEGHFLSKRSRIQLTHSLIGYFRGCLLDVSSLLDQEKRDDE, from the exons GAATTTGTTGACGTCAGCCCCCCGCAGAGGAACTGGAAGGGCATTGCCATCTCTCTGTTGGTGATCGTGGTGGTCTGCTCGCTCATCACCATGTCTGTGGTCGTCCTTACACCCA CGGAGCTCCCTGGCAGCAGCAGGTCCAGGCTGACTATAGCAGATCTGCACAAACCAGAGTTCAGCATTCACGACCCAGAGGCCACGTGGATCAGCA ATTCAGAGGTGGTGTACAGGAACCGTGACGGACACGTCATCAAGTTCAACTTTGAATCAAACGAGACGGACGTCATTCTGAGTAACAGCACGTTT GTGGCTTTCAAGGTGGCAAAGTACTCGCTCTCTGCAGATCTGAAGTACGCACTCTTCGCTTATGATGTCAAACGA ATTTACAGATACTCCTACACGGCTTCTTATATTGTTTACAGCATCGACACAAG GGAAGTTTGGGAGTTAAACCCTCCGGAGGTGCAGAACGCCGTGCTCCAACACGCAGCGTGGGGAAGACAAGGACAACAGCTG atctACATCTTTGAGAATAACATCTACTACCAATCCGATGTGAGGAGTAACGCTCTGAGGATCACCTCCTCGGGGATGGAGGGAGTCATCTTCAACGGACTCTCTGATTGGCTATATGAAG AGGAAGTCCTGCGGTCATACTTGGCTCATTGGTGGTCGCCCGATGGAGAGAGGCTTGCTTTCCTCACCATAAATGACACCCTGGTACCAAACATGGTTCTGCCCCAGTTCACTGGCACCGCCTACCCCAGAGGACTACAATACCCATATCCTATG GCAGGTCAGACGAATCCTGCTGTGAGGCTGTCTGTAGTAAACCTGTTTGGAGCGACACACACTCAGGAGCTGCAGCCTCCAGATCAGCTCAGGCACAG AGATTTCTACATCACCATGGTGAAGTGGATCAGTAACACTCACCTTGCAGTGCGGTGGCTTAACCGGCCCCAGAATCTTTCACTGCTGACTGCGTGTGACGCCACTATTGGAGTTTGTGTGCAG AGACACGAGGAGGCTTCAGACACGTGGCTTTCCAGACAG AGACAGCAGCCTCTCTTCTCCAAAGACAGGAGCAAATTGTTCCTCACTCTGCCGGTGAAGCAAGGAGGTCATGGAGACTTTCATCATATCACCATGTTCACCAGAAAG ttaCAGAATGAAGTCCGACACTTAACGTCAGGAGACTGGGAGGTGACACAAATTGTAGCCTATGATGAAAATAACAAGATACT ATACTTCATGAGCACAGAGGACGGTGCACAACACAGACACTTATACAG AGTGTCCACACTCGACCTGTTTCCACGGCAGTGTCTCACCTGTGGGCTGAAGGATGAGTGCTCATTCTTTGATGCCGACGTCAGCCTCGATGCTCAACACGCCATCCTGTACTGTAAAG GCCCTGGAGTTCCAGCTGTTCTTCTTCTAAGTTTTGACGACGTTGACT CGTACTTCATCCTGGAGAACAACCTCCCTCTGCGATCGGCGCTGCAGACCAAAAAGGCGATTGAGACGGAAATCCGGATGATCACTAATGACAACTTTG AGCTGCCGCTGAAGCTCATCTATCCTCCTGACTTCTCTGAGTCCTTCCTCTACGGCCTCCTGCTCATCGT TGGCAGTTCTCCAGGTGAGCAGGCAGTGACAGAGGAGTTCAGGCCAGACTGGGACTGGGTCATGGTGGGATCAGAGCAGATCATCGTAGCCCGACTGGATGGCAGAGGCTCCGGTTTCAGGGGTCAAAg GGTCTTACAGCAGGTCCATCAGGGGCTTGGCACCGTAGATACAGAGGACCAGATCGCTGCTCTGGA GTACCTGACGAAGCTGCCATTCATCGATCGCACTCGAGTCGGAGTCTTCGGAGAG GACTACGGAGGTTTCCTGGCACTGATGATGCTGAAATCCACAGAGAAGCTGATCCGCTGTGCTGCAGCTCAGGCTCCCATCATCGACTGGTCCATGTACG CTTCTGCCTTTTCGGAAAGATACCTCGGCTCACCATCAACTGAGGAGAACAAATACACA GCATCTAAAGTTCTCCCCAACATGAAAGGTCTGCAGGGAGGATCTATCTTTCTTGCTCACGGCACAGCTGACG CGAATGTTCACTTTCAGCATTCTGCAGAGCTCATCAAACACTTGATAAAGATTGGAGCCAACTATACCATGCAG atTTACCCGGACGAGGGACACTTTCTGTCAAAACGCAGCCGGATTCAGCTCACTCACTCCCTAATTGGTTACTTTAGAGGATGTCTGCTCGACGTATCATCATTACTCGACCAGGAAAAACGGGACGACGAGTGA
- the LOC109984157 gene encoding inactive dipeptidyl peptidase 10 isoform X2, translating to MTASKDPTKNKPKEGQQDEEFVDVSPPQRNWKGIAISLLVIVVVCSLITMSVVVLTPTELPGSSRSRLTIADLHKPEFSIHDPEATWISNSEVVYRNRDGHVIKFNFESNETDVILSNSTFVAFKVAKYSLSADLKYALFAYDVKRIYRYSYTASYIVYSIDTREVWELNPPEVQNAVLQHAAWGRQGQQLIYIFENNIYYQSDVRSNALRITSSGMEGVIFNGLSDWLYEEEVLRSYLAHWWSPDGERLAFLTINDTLVPNMVLPQFTGTAYPRGLQYPYPMAGQTNPAVRLSVVNLFGATHTQELQPPDQLRHRDFYITMVKWISNTHLAVRWLNRPQNLSLLTACDATIGVCVQRHEEASDTWLSRQRQQPLFSKDRSKLFLTLPVKQGGHGDFHHITMFTRKLQNEVRHLTSGDWEVTQIVAYDENNKILYFMSTEDGAQHRHLYRVSTLDLFPRQCLTCGLKDECSFFDADVSLDAQHAILYCKGPGVPAVLLLSFDDVDSYFILENNLPLRSALQTKKAIETEIRMITNDNFELPLKLIYPPDFSESFLYGLLLIVGSSPGEQAVTEEFRPDWDWVMVGSEQIIVARLDGRGSGFRGQRVLQQVHQGLGTVDTEDQIAALEYLTKLPFIDRTRVGVFGEDYGGFLALMMLKSTEKLIRCAAAQAPIIDWSMYASAFSERYLGSPSTEENKYTASKVLPNMKGLQGGSIFLAHGTADANVHFQHSAELIKHLIKIGANYTMQIYPDEGHFLSKRSRIQLTHSLIGYFRGCLLDVSSLLDQEKRDDE from the exons ATGACCGCGTCCAAAGATCCTACAAAGAATAAGCCGAAAGAGGGGCAACAGGATGAG GAATTTGTTGACGTCAGCCCCCCGCAGAGGAACTGGAAGGGCATTGCCATCTCTCTGTTGGTGATCGTGGTGGTCTGCTCGCTCATCACCATGTCTGTGGTCGTCCTTACACCCA CGGAGCTCCCTGGCAGCAGCAGGTCCAGGCTGACTATAGCAGATCTGCACAAACCAGAGTTCAGCATTCACGACCCAGAGGCCACGTGGATCAGCA ATTCAGAGGTGGTGTACAGGAACCGTGACGGACACGTCATCAAGTTCAACTTTGAATCAAACGAGACGGACGTCATTCTGAGTAACAGCACGTTT GTGGCTTTCAAGGTGGCAAAGTACTCGCTCTCTGCAGATCTGAAGTACGCACTCTTCGCTTATGATGTCAAACGA ATTTACAGATACTCCTACACGGCTTCTTATATTGTTTACAGCATCGACACAAG GGAAGTTTGGGAGTTAAACCCTCCGGAGGTGCAGAACGCCGTGCTCCAACACGCAGCGTGGGGAAGACAAGGACAACAGCTG atctACATCTTTGAGAATAACATCTACTACCAATCCGATGTGAGGAGTAACGCTCTGAGGATCACCTCCTCGGGGATGGAGGGAGTCATCTTCAACGGACTCTCTGATTGGCTATATGAAG AGGAAGTCCTGCGGTCATACTTGGCTCATTGGTGGTCGCCCGATGGAGAGAGGCTTGCTTTCCTCACCATAAATGACACCCTGGTACCAAACATGGTTCTGCCCCAGTTCACTGGCACCGCCTACCCCAGAGGACTACAATACCCATATCCTATG GCAGGTCAGACGAATCCTGCTGTGAGGCTGTCTGTAGTAAACCTGTTTGGAGCGACACACACTCAGGAGCTGCAGCCTCCAGATCAGCTCAGGCACAG AGATTTCTACATCACCATGGTGAAGTGGATCAGTAACACTCACCTTGCAGTGCGGTGGCTTAACCGGCCCCAGAATCTTTCACTGCTGACTGCGTGTGACGCCACTATTGGAGTTTGTGTGCAG AGACACGAGGAGGCTTCAGACACGTGGCTTTCCAGACAG AGACAGCAGCCTCTCTTCTCCAAAGACAGGAGCAAATTGTTCCTCACTCTGCCGGTGAAGCAAGGAGGTCATGGAGACTTTCATCATATCACCATGTTCACCAGAAAG ttaCAGAATGAAGTCCGACACTTAACGTCAGGAGACTGGGAGGTGACACAAATTGTAGCCTATGATGAAAATAACAAGATACT ATACTTCATGAGCACAGAGGACGGTGCACAACACAGACACTTATACAG AGTGTCCACACTCGACCTGTTTCCACGGCAGTGTCTCACCTGTGGGCTGAAGGATGAGTGCTCATTCTTTGATGCCGACGTCAGCCTCGATGCTCAACACGCCATCCTGTACTGTAAAG GCCCTGGAGTTCCAGCTGTTCTTCTTCTAAGTTTTGACGACGTTGACT CGTACTTCATCCTGGAGAACAACCTCCCTCTGCGATCGGCGCTGCAGACCAAAAAGGCGATTGAGACGGAAATCCGGATGATCACTAATGACAACTTTG AGCTGCCGCTGAAGCTCATCTATCCTCCTGACTTCTCTGAGTCCTTCCTCTACGGCCTCCTGCTCATCGT TGGCAGTTCTCCAGGTGAGCAGGCAGTGACAGAGGAGTTCAGGCCAGACTGGGACTGGGTCATGGTGGGATCAGAGCAGATCATCGTAGCCCGACTGGATGGCAGAGGCTCCGGTTTCAGGGGTCAAAg GGTCTTACAGCAGGTCCATCAGGGGCTTGGCACCGTAGATACAGAGGACCAGATCGCTGCTCTGGA GTACCTGACGAAGCTGCCATTCATCGATCGCACTCGAGTCGGAGTCTTCGGAGAG GACTACGGAGGTTTCCTGGCACTGATGATGCTGAAATCCACAGAGAAGCTGATCCGCTGTGCTGCAGCTCAGGCTCCCATCATCGACTGGTCCATGTACG CTTCTGCCTTTTCGGAAAGATACCTCGGCTCACCATCAACTGAGGAGAACAAATACACA GCATCTAAAGTTCTCCCCAACATGAAAGGTCTGCAGGGAGGATCTATCTTTCTTGCTCACGGCACAGCTGACG CGAATGTTCACTTTCAGCATTCTGCAGAGCTCATCAAACACTTGATAAAGATTGGAGCCAACTATACCATGCAG atTTACCCGGACGAGGGACACTTTCTGTCAAAACGCAGCCGGATTCAGCTCACTCACTCCCTAATTGGTTACTTTAGAGGATGTCTGCTCGACGTATCATCATTACTCGACCAGGAAAAACGGGACGACGAGTGA